A genomic region of Sphingobacteriales bacterium contains the following coding sequences:
- a CDS encoding TonB-dependent receptor plug domain-containing protein produces the protein MNLYVQLLGVSRLLLCPCFAVAVLLSAVATSVSAQSLRGTVTDADTREAIPFAIITAISAESNHNNNTVFSAQSDMAGAFDMEALPAAVYRVAVRCIGYQPDTLTLTLPALAPLYIALQPASFQLAVPVLISATRANHFTPMAYTYVGRAELDKNNTGVDVPYLLQSIPAAVVSSDAGAGIGYTALRIRGADATRTNVTINGVPLNDSESQAVYWVDLPDFASSVQGIQVQRGVGTSTNGANAFGATINLESNRFADTAFAWINVGGGSFDTRKAAAQVGTGLLRQRWALQARLSAIQSGGFIDRATSDLRSFHISAAYNNLKKNHSLYFHLFSGHEITYQAWYGVPLDILQSGNRTYNPAGFINDSTFYEQQEDNYRQTHYQLHWNHQPLHQDKWSFSATLHYTHGGGYYEEYRPQDDVERYGVAPFVVGDTTITVADIVRRRHLSNDFYGFIGSAVYQQQQHRFILGAALNQYLGVHFGTLVWGQYIGNYLLPAARYYENDALKNDYNAFVKYYFTFKDKLTFFADAQLRAVYYDYLGFDANLLPLQQAAHLFFFNPKGGVVWNMGEGKQCYASVARASHEPNRNDFVAAPPQQQPISEQLTDYEAGYRWSRGGARFQGNVYYMYFKNQLALNGGINDVGEYTRVNIPRSYRVGIELEAALPLHRYWFWNGNIAWSRNKALEFDEVVDAFLPPDYNQKVHLHYQNTDLALSPAVVAYSELLFKPHFATSIQTEISWISKYVSRQYLDNTQNKNADLAQQIENIPTAQRFIAPAWVNDMRLRMILTNSKVFRQMAFTLQLRNLLNARYEANGYTFRYIAEDASAAPALYESVYLFPQAGRNVLLGMEWRF, from the coding sequence ATGAACTTGTATGTACAACTCTTGGGTGTCAGCAGGCTATTGCTGTGCCCTTGCTTTGCTGTTGCTGTGCTGTTGTCGGCTGTTGCCACTTCTGTAAGCGCACAATCGTTGCGGGGTACTGTGACTGATGCCGATACCCGCGAGGCTATTCCTTTTGCTATTATTACGGCAATTTCCGCAGAAAGTAACCATAATAACAACACCGTTTTTTCTGCACAAAGCGATATGGCAGGGGCTTTTGATATGGAAGCTCTGCCTGCTGCTGTTTATCGTGTGGCAGTGCGTTGTATCGGTTATCAGCCGGATACTTTAACACTCACCCTCCCTGCTCTTGCTCCTTTATATATAGCTTTACAACCCGCCTCTTTTCAGTTGGCGGTGCCGGTGCTTATCAGTGCTACCCGCGCCAATCATTTTACGCCGATGGCTTATACCTATGTGGGGCGTGCCGAATTAGACAAAAACAATACCGGCGTAGATGTGCCGTATCTGCTGCAAAGTATTCCGGCGGCAGTGGTGAGTTCTGATGCGGGGGCGGGTATCGGCTATACGGCTTTGCGGATTCGCGGTGCAGATGCCACCCGCACCAATGTTACTATCAACGGCGTACCGCTCAACGATTCGGAGTCGCAGGCGGTGTATTGGGTAGATTTGCCCGACTTCGCCTCTTCGGTGCAGGGTATTCAGGTGCAGCGCGGCGTAGGTACTTCTACCAACGGTGCTAATGCTTTTGGTGCAACTATTAATTTGGAGAGCAATCGATTTGCCGATACTGCTTTTGCGTGGATTAATGTGGGCGGCGGCTCTTTTGATACGCGCAAAGCTGCAGCACAGGTAGGCACCGGATTGCTCCGGCAACGCTGGGCTTTGCAAGCGCGTTTATCGGCAATTCAATCCGGCGGTTTTATTGACCGCGCTACCTCCGATTTGCGCTCTTTTCATATCAGTGCCGCTTATAATAACCTCAAAAAAAATCATTCCCTTTATTTTCATCTTTTTTCCGGTCACGAAATTACTTATCAGGCTTGGTATGGTGTGCCTTTGGATATTTTACAAAGTGGCAACCGCACCTATAATCCGGCGGGATTTATCAACGACAGCACTTTTTATGAGCAGCAGGAAGATAATTACCGCCAAACGCATTATCAGTTGCACTGGAATCATCAGCCTTTGCATCAGGATAAATGGTCGTTTTCGGCAACCTTGCACTACACGCACGGCGGTGGTTATTACGAAGAATATCGCCCGCAAGATGATGTAGAACGCTATGGTGTTGCTCCTTTTGTGGTGGGCGATACAACGATTACTGTCGCCGACATCGTGCGCCGCCGTCATTTGAGCAATGATTTTTATGGATTTATCGGCTCGGCGGTGTATCAGCAGCAGCAGCACCGTTTTATTTTAGGTGCTGCGCTAAATCAGTATTTAGGAGTACATTTCGGTACTTTAGTTTGGGGACAGTATATAGGCAACTATCTATTGCCCGCTGCCCGATATTATGAAAATGATGCTTTGAAAAACGATTATAATGCTTTTGTAAAATATTATTTCACTTTCAAAGATAAGCTCACCTTCTTTGCTGATGCGCAATTGCGTGCTGTATATTACGATTATTTGGGTTTTGATGCCAATTTACTACCGCTTCAGCAGGCGGCGCATTTGTTTTTTTTCAATCCCAAAGGCGGTGTGGTGTGGAATATGGGCGAAGGAAAACAGTGCTATGCTTCGGTGGCGCGTGCCTCACACGAGCCGAACCGCAACGATTTTGTGGCAGCACCTCCCCAACAACAACCCATATCCGAACAACTCACCGACTATGAGGCGGGCTATCGCTGGAGCAGGGGTGGCGCGCGTTTTCAGGGAAATGTGTATTATATGTACTTCAAAAATCAACTCGCCCTCAACGGCGGCATCAATGATGTGGGCGAATATACCCGTGTCAATATTCCGCGCAGCTATCGTGTGGGTATAGAGTTGGAAGCGGCTTTGCCCTTACATCGCTATTGGTTTTGGAACGGAAATATCGCATGGAGCCGTAATAAAGCATTAGAATTTGACGAAGTGGTAGATGCTTTTTTGCCGCCCGATTATAACCAAAAAGTGCACCTGCATTATCAAAATACTGATTTAGCTTTGTCGCCGGCGGTAGTGGCTTACAGCGAATTGTTGTTCAAACCCCATTTTGCCACTTCTATACAAACCGAAATTTCGTGGATTAGCAAATATGTGAGCAGGCAGTATTTGGATAATACTCAAAATAAAAATGCTGATTTGGCGCAGCAAATAGAAAATATACCCACAGCGCAGCGTTTTATTGCACCGGCTTGGGTAAATGATATGCGTTTGAGAATGATACTGACGAACAGTAAAGTTTTTAGGCAGATGGCTTTTACTTTGCAGTTGCGCAATTTGCTCAATGCCCGCTACGAAGCCAACGGCTACACATTCCGGTATATCGCCGAAGATGCGTCTGCTGCTCCTGCTTTATACGAAAGTGTATATTTATTTCCGCAAGCGGGGCGCAATGTATTATTGGGTATGGAATGGAGGTTTTGA
- a CDS encoding nucleotide exchange factor GrpE has protein sequence MFKKIKKNILEMIQDEPKNNDNTTATPESESPAEVSNTTETTEQQETELLEKLQEENAALKDKCLRLYAEFDNYKRRSAKERVEWLQNASQEVIQQLLPVLDDFERAFKAEGVQIETTASEGFALIYHKLSRILEQRGLKKMHAVGEVFDPELHSAITEVPIPDDSMKGKVIDVVEEGYWLNDKIIRFAQVVVGK, from the coding sequence ATGTTTAAAAAAATTAAGAAAAATATTTTGGAAATGATACAGGACGAACCTAAAAACAACGACAACACCACAGCAACACCCGAATCGGAAAGCCCTGCGGAAGTATCCAACACAACAGAAACTACCGAACAACAGGAAACAGAACTCCTCGAAAAATTACAAGAAGAAAATGCAGCACTGAAAGATAAATGTTTGCGTTTGTATGCCGAATTCGACAATTATAAAAGGCGCAGTGCCAAAGAGCGCGTAGAGTGGCTGCAAAACGCCTCACAGGAGGTTATTCAGCAATTGCTGCCGGTTTTAGATGATTTTGAACGCGCTTTCAAAGCCGAAGGCGTTCAGATAGAAACAACAGCAAGCGAGGGTTTTGCGTTGATTTATCACAAACTCAGCCGTATTTTAGAGCAGCGCGGCTTAAAAAAGATGCACGCTGTGGGCGAAGTTTTTGACCCCGAACTCCACTCTGCCATCACCGAAGTACCCATTCCTGACGATAGCATGAAAGGAAAAGTAATAGATGTAGTAGAAGAAGGTTATTGGCTGAACGATAAAATTATCCGCTTTGCTCAAGTAGTGGTTGGCAAATAG
- a CDS encoding SCP2 sterol-binding domain-containing protein, giving the protein MQKASDIIKSLPQRFKPERAEDGMESIFHFDISGDEGGEFTVELKDGNCTVSEGLHGTANCVVKAKDEVYSEIELGKRNPQMAIFMGQLKISNLGEMMRFIGLFERLYKKDKH; this is encoded by the coding sequence ATGCAAAAAGCATCAGATATTATTAAAAGCTTACCGCAGCGTTTTAAGCCGGAACGTGCCGAAGATGGAATGGAAAGTATATTTCACTTTGATATTTCGGGCGATGAAGGAGGAGAATTTACAGTAGAATTAAAAGACGGAAATTGCACTGTAAGCGAAGGGCTGCACGGCACAGCCAATTGTGTGGTAAAAGCAAAAGATGAGGTGTATTCCGAAATAGAATTGGGCAAACGCAACCCGCAAATGGCAATTTTTATGGGGCAACTCAAAATCAGCAATTTAGGTGAAATGATGCGTTTTATCGGTTTGTTTGAACGGCTGTACAAAAAGGACAAGCATTAG
- the murB gene encoding UDP-N-acetylmuramate dehydrogenase, with product MIIENQSLRHFNTFGIDAQAHYFAAFDNTAQLRQLLQTSTAQHQKVLILGGGSNILLLQPAIDALILKNNIGGIATVRETAQEVWIQAGGGVLWNELVWYCIERGWGGIENLSLIPGTVGAAPIQNIGAYGVELCHTFQALEAVHLRQTRTHTFTATDCHFGYRHSIFKTPEYQQQWCIVSVTLKLRKQPEYVLHYGDVRTVLEQRFGGVVNLRNIGEAINEIRRSKLPDTRQTGNAGSFFKNPLIPLSQLHTLQQTYPNIPHYSGNNPQTVKVAAAWLIEQCGKKGLRRGAAGVHERQALVLVNYGGAAGGDIYDIAQEIISEVQQKFDITLQPEVNMWR from the coding sequence ATGATAATAGAAAATCAATCGCTTCGCCACTTCAATACCTTCGGAATTGATGCACAAGCGCATTATTTTGCTGCCTTCGACAATACAGCACAATTAAGGCAACTGCTGCAAACTTCCACCGCCCAACATCAAAAAGTACTGATATTGGGCGGTGGAAGCAATATATTGCTTTTGCAACCCGCCATTGATGCCCTGATATTAAAGAATAATATCGGCGGCATTGCTACAGTGCGCGAAACCGCCCAAGAAGTATGGATACAAGCAGGCGGTGGCGTGCTTTGGAACGAATTGGTGTGGTATTGCATAGAGCGCGGCTGGGGCGGCATTGAAAATTTATCGCTGATTCCGGGTACAGTCGGAGCTGCCCCCATTCAAAACATAGGAGCTTATGGCGTAGAATTGTGCCACACTTTTCAGGCACTCGAAGCCGTCCACCTCCGCCAAACCCGTACACACACTTTTACCGCCACCGACTGTCATTTCGGCTATCGCCACAGCATTTTCAAAACACCCGAGTATCAGCAACAATGGTGTATTGTGTCGGTAACATTAAAGTTGCGCAAGCAGCCGGAATATGTACTGCACTACGGCGATGTGCGCACTGTATTAGAACAACGCTTTGGTGGGGTGGTAAATTTGCGCAATATTGGCGAGGCAATCAACGAAATACGGCGTTCCAAACTTCCCGATACCCGACAAACAGGCAATGCAGGGAGCTTTTTTAAAAATCCTCTTATTCCTCTCTCACAACTGCATACCTTACAACAAACATATCCCAATATTCCGCATTACAGCGGCAACAATCCGCAAACTGTCAAAGTAGCCGCCGCTTGGTTGATTGAGCAATGCGGCAAAAAAGGACTGCGGCGCGGTGCGGCAGGTGTACACGAGCGGCAGGCATTGGTTTTGGTCAATTATGGCGGTGCGGCAGGCGGCGATATTTATGATATAGCGCAGGAAATCATCAGTGAAGTGCAACAAAAATTTGATATTACCTTACAGCCGGAAGTAAATATGTGGCGATAG
- a CDS encoding acyltransferase, protein MFNWRNHLSRTTSSGRFIPEIDGLRFVAVLTVVLFHLVNHLNFKQLHPLGTDTFEENIVLNWVAGGFNKGVELFFAISGFVLALPFIQQFRQQGTPVILKDYYIRRLTRLEPPYILSLLLFFALNIITGHDSFGALLPHFFASLFYVSNFIYPEHLPLINGVTWSLEVEIQFYLLAPFLCNVFMISDFRKRMGILISAILFFSGFNYVVTMPFFSLIGYIQFFAVGLLMADLYSTQSVQRRSAWIEVAAAAAAAFVFFTLGNTPAEKAFFPILIIPIFYYTLFNIHLRTFLSRTWLTVIGGMCYSIYLLHLYIIIITTKFTALAIPVSWAAYVLLQSIMVLPIILVVGALYFIVIEKPCMNKNWVHLLKQRIAKSLQRFFAWA, encoded by the coding sequence ATGTTTAATTGGCGCAATCATTTATCCAGAACTACATCTTCAGGTCGTTTTATTCCTGAAATTGACGGATTGCGCTTTGTTGCCGTACTAACAGTGGTGTTGTTTCATTTGGTCAATCATTTGAATTTTAAACAGTTACACCCATTGGGTACAGATACTTTTGAAGAAAATATTGTATTGAATTGGGTAGCGGGCGGCTTCAACAAAGGAGTAGAGTTGTTTTTTGCCATTAGTGGTTTTGTATTGGCATTGCCTTTCATACAGCAGTTTCGCCAACAAGGTACACCTGTAATACTCAAAGATTATTATATAAGGCGGCTGACACGTTTAGAGCCGCCTTATATTTTGTCGTTGTTGCTGTTTTTTGCATTGAACATCATCACCGGACACGACAGTTTCGGTGCATTATTACCCCATTTTTTTGCTTCACTTTTTTATGTAAGCAATTTTATCTATCCCGAACATTTACCGCTCATCAACGGTGTCACGTGGAGTTTGGAAGTAGAAATACAATTTTATCTGCTTGCCCCTTTTTTATGCAATGTGTTTATGATTTCAGACTTTCGTAAACGTATGGGGATTTTAATATCGGCAATTTTGTTTTTTTCTGGTTTCAATTATGTGGTCACGATGCCGTTCTTTTCATTAATCGGTTACATACAGTTTTTTGCGGTAGGTTTATTGATGGCAGACCTCTACAGCACACAGTCGGTTCAACGCCGCAGTGCTTGGATAGAAGTAGCAGCAGCAGCAGCAGCAGCTTTTGTGTTTTTTACCTTAGGTAATACACCCGCCGAAAAAGCATTTTTTCCAATATTAATCATTCCTATTTTTTATTATACCCTTTTTAATATACATCTGCGGACTTTTTTATCTCGTACTTGGCTGACTGTCATCGGAGGTATGTGTTATTCTATTTATTTATTGCATTTATATATTATCATTATCACTACCAAATTTACGGCACTTGCCATTCCTGTATCGTGGGCGGCGTATGTGCTATTACAATCTATTATGGTGTTACCTATTATTTTGGTAGTGGGTGCTTTATATTTTATAGTTATCGAAAAACCTTGCATGAATAAAAATTGGGTGCATCTGCTCAAACAACGCATTGCCAAATCCTTACAGCGTTTTTTTGCTTGGGCTTAA
- a CDS encoding T9SS type A sorting domain-containing protein: protein MNTQYFLLFSRWLLLSAAWIFVLLPPEARAQNAEFAPIGAKWWCSIGGSDCASKYVLYECVAEKEVQGKTCKVITWSTPITDTYFYVLPYDEDSIYTYKENGAIYIFNKDHNGFSKWFDFDLEVGDTYTIAGLICNYDYTIQTKDTVVINGFPLRRYTASRLRLDSEIGWNPSALDTTFTVTENIGTPYSLFLTKNELFCDNIMTMYHECNPHHFLCYEDNIIGYYNSGISAECAPTGINSAPNTNQTPTAYYDAATQRIVLQPINRTFTANLYQLSGQQITINYTAADIDISHLPAALYILQMSNEQQQSFYFKILKQ, encoded by the coding sequence ATGAACACTCAATACTTTTTATTATTCTCTCGTTGGTTGCTGCTATCGGCAGCGTGGATATTTGTATTATTGCCGCCCGAAGCTCGCGCCCAAAATGCCGAGTTTGCGCCCATTGGGGCGAAGTGGTGGTGCAGCATTGGCGGCTCTGATTGTGCCTCCAAATATGTGCTGTACGAATGTGTAGCCGAAAAAGAAGTGCAAGGAAAAACCTGCAAAGTAATTACATGGAGTACCCCCATCACCGACACCTATTTTTACGTACTGCCCTACGATGAAGATAGCATTTATACCTATAAAGAAAACGGAGCAATTTATATTTTTAACAAAGACCACAATGGTTTTTCAAAGTGGTTTGATTTTGATTTAGAGGTAGGAGATACCTACACTATTGCAGGCTTAATTTGTAATTATGATTACACTATACAAACAAAAGATACTGTTGTCATAAATGGTTTTCCATTGAGAAGATATACCGCCTCCAGATTGAGATTAGACAGCGAGATAGGTTGGAATCCAAGTGCATTGGACACCACTTTTACTGTAACTGAAAATATAGGCACGCCTTATAGTCTATTCCTGACCAAGAACGAGCTATTTTGCGACAATATAATGACTATGTATCACGAATGCAACCCTCATCATTTCCTCTGCTACGAAGACAATATCATCGGCTACTACAATAGCGGCATTTCGGCGGAGTGCGCGCCTACGGGCATTAATTCAGCACCCAATACAAACCAAACGCCGACGGCTTATTATGATGCAGCAACACAGCGGATTGTATTGCAACCTATCAATAGAACATTTACAGCTAATCTTTATCAGCTTTCGGGGCAACAAATAACAATAAATTATACTGCTGCGGATATTGATATAAGCCATTTGCCGGCGGCTTTGTATATTTTACAGATGAGCAACGAACAGCAGCAATCTTTTTATTTCAAAATCTTAAAACAGTGA
- a CDS encoding 1-deoxy-D-xylulose-5-phosphate synthase, with protein MPISIPATGELLPKIQYPADLRKLPKRQLFQLCQELRDYLIHTISVNGGHFGASLGVVELTVALHYVFDTPYDQLVWDVGHQAYGHKVLTGRRDMFHTNRIYKGISGFPKRKESEYDTFGVGHSSTSISAALGMAEASKYHKEKNRQVVAVIGDGALTGGMAFEALNNAGVSDANVLIILNDNCMSIDPNVGGLKEYLTDITTSPTYNKVRDEVWNLLGGLSKFGKNAQEIASKVEGALKGMLSKQGNFFESLGLRYFGPIDGHDINKLVEVLSDLRNIPGPKLLHCLTVKGKGFTLAEQDQTKWHAPGLFDKITGEIYKSAPTKPQPPKYQDVFGKTIIELAQKNEKVMGITPAMPSGCSLNMMMAAMPERAFDVGICEQHAVTFAAGLATQGLVPFCNIYSSFMQRAYDQVVHDVALQNLHVIFCLDRGGLAGADGATHHGAFDLAYFRCIPNMVVCAPMNEIELRNLMYTLQLDKNAFPSSIRYPRGEGVIVDWQQPFEEIGIGKGYQVKAGKDIAILSIGHPGNFAVQACKMLEKEGIEAAHYDLRFVKPLDHALLREVFENFDKIITIEDGCVMGGFGSAVLEMMADEGYTAQVKRLGIPDRFVDHGSQPELWAECGFDAESIYQTAKKMLQVQQYVKV; from the coding sequence ATGCCAATTTCTATACCTGCTACGGGTGAATTGCTCCCCAAAATTCAGTATCCGGCAGATTTGCGCAAACTCCCCAAACGCCAATTATTCCAACTTTGTCAGGAACTGCGCGACTACCTCATTCATACCATTTCCGTCAATGGTGGTCATTTTGGGGCAAGTTTGGGTGTAGTAGAATTAACGGTAGCTCTGCATTATGTGTTTGATACGCCCTACGACCAATTGGTATGGGACGTGGGGCATCAGGCTTATGGGCACAAAGTGCTCACGGGGCGGCGCGATATGTTTCATACCAACCGTATTTATAAAGGTATCAGTGGTTTTCCGAAGCGCAAAGAAAGCGAATACGACACTTTTGGAGTAGGACACTCCTCTACATCTATTTCGGCGGCTTTGGGTATGGCAGAAGCGAGCAAATACCACAAAGAAAAAAACCGTCAGGTGGTAGCCGTTATCGGCGATGGCGCACTCACGGGCGGTATGGCTTTCGAAGCCCTCAACAATGCAGGCGTAAGCGATGCCAATGTGCTGATTATACTCAACGACAACTGCATGAGCATTGACCCCAACGTGGGCGGCTTAAAAGAATACCTCACCGACATTACCACCTCGCCCACCTACAACAAAGTACGCGATGAAGTATGGAACTTACTCGGCGGACTGAGCAAATTCGGCAAAAATGCACAGGAAATAGCCTCCAAAGTAGAAGGCGCACTGAAAGGAATGTTATCCAAACAAGGCAACTTTTTTGAGTCTTTGGGTTTGCGCTATTTCGGTCCTATTGATGGGCACGACATCAACAAGTTGGTAGAAGTGCTTTCAGACCTCAGAAACATTCCGGGACCCAAACTGCTGCACTGTCTTACGGTAAAGGGCAAAGGCTTTACCTTAGCCGAGCAAGACCAAACCAAATGGCACGCTCCGGGACTATTTGACAAAATAACGGGTGAAATTTATAAATCTGCCCCTACCAAGCCGCAGCCGCCGAAATATCAAGATGTTTTCGGCAAAACCATCATTGAATTAGCGCAAAAAAACGAAAAAGTGATGGGCATCACGCCGGCAATGCCGAGTGGTTGCAGCCTAAATATGATGATGGCAGCGATGCCGGAGCGTGCTTTTGATGTGGGCATTTGCGAGCAGCACGCCGTAACGTTTGCGGCGGGTTTGGCAACACAGGGTTTAGTACCTTTTTGCAATATTTATTCTTCATTTATGCAACGCGCCTACGACCAAGTGGTACACGATGTGGCTTTGCAGAATTTACATGTAATTTTCTGCTTGGACAGAGGCGGCTTGGCAGGTGCTGACGGGGCTACGCACCATGGTGCTTTTGATTTGGCGTATTTCCGTTGTATTCCGAATATGGTGGTATGCGCACCGATGAACGAAATAGAGTTGCGCAATTTGATGTACACCTTGCAATTAGACAAAAACGCTTTCCCTTCATCTATCCGCTACCCGCGCGGCGAAGGCGTGATAGTAGATTGGCAGCAGCCTTTTGAAGAAATCGGCATAGGCAAAGGATACCAAGTAAAAGCCGGCAAAGACATTGCTATTTTGAGCATCGGACACCCGGGAAATTTTGCGGTGCAGGCTTGTAAAATGTTGGAAAAAGAAGGCATAGAAGCCGCCCACTACGACCTCCGTTTTGTAAAACCTTTAGACCACGCATTACTGCGCGAAGTATTTGAAAACTTTGATAAAATCATCACCATAGAAGATGGCTGCGTGATGGGTGGCTTTGGAAGTGCCGTGTTGGAAATGATGGCAGATGAAGGCTATACGGCACAGGTGAAACGCTTGGGAATCCCCGACCGCTTCGTTGACCACGGCAGCCAGCCCGAACTTTGGGCAGAGTGCGGCTTTGATGCAGAAAGCATTTATCAAACAGCGAAGAAAATGTTACAAGTGCAACAATATGTAAAAGTATAA
- the dnaJ gene encoding molecular chaperone DnaJ yields MAKRDYYEILGVAKGATADEIKKAYRKVALQYHPDRNPGDKVAEDKFKEAAEAYEILSDEQKRAQYDRFGHGGVNGQGGFGGAGGGMNVEDIFENFGDIFGDFFGGGRGGGRSQKAGPPRGSNLRIKVKLTLEELANGAQKKVKVRKQVACHTCSGSGAKDSKSFGTCSTCNGSGQVRRVTQTMLGAMQTISTCPTCNGEGRTITNKCDTCKGSGVEYGDETISIDIPAGVSEGMQLSMSGKGNMGERGGRAGDLIIVIEELPHEYLQHEGEHILYDLYITFADAVLGTTVDIPTLDGKAKIKITPGTESGTILKLRNKGLPILNSYQRGDQLVKVKVWIPKSLNDEERKAVEKMRNYPNFQPRGDKSDKGFFDKVKDYFS; encoded by the coding sequence ATGGCAAAAAGAGATTATTATGAGATATTAGGCGTTGCCAAAGGAGCTACTGCTGACGAAATCAAAAAAGCATATCGCAAGGTAGCATTGCAATATCACCCCGACCGCAATCCGGGTGACAAAGTGGCAGAAGACAAATTCAAAGAAGCCGCCGAAGCTTATGAAATATTGAGCGACGAACAAAAACGAGCCCAATACGACCGTTTTGGTCATGGGGGCGTAAACGGGCAGGGCGGCTTTGGCGGCGCAGGCGGCGGTATGAACGTTGAAGACATCTTTGAAAATTTCGGTGATATTTTCGGCGATTTTTTTGGCGGTGGCAGAGGCGGCGGACGCAGCCAAAAAGCCGGACCGCCGCGCGGCTCTAATTTGCGCATCAAAGTAAAACTCACCTTAGAAGAACTCGCCAACGGCGCACAGAAAAAAGTAAAAGTTCGCAAACAGGTAGCTTGCCACACTTGTAGCGGCAGTGGAGCAAAAGACAGCAAAAGCTTTGGCACTTGCAGCACTTGTAATGGCAGTGGTCAGGTGCGCCGCGTAACACAAACGATGCTCGGTGCCATGCAAACCATCAGCACCTGCCCCACTTGCAACGGCGAAGGGCGCACCATCACCAACAAATGCGATACCTGCAAAGGTAGCGGCGTAGAATACGGCGACGAAACTATCAGCATTGATATTCCTGCCGGTGTGAGCGAAGGTATGCAGCTATCTATGAGCGGCAAAGGCAATATGGGCGAGCGCGGCGGCAGAGCGGGCGATTTAATTATTGTCATAGAAGAGTTGCCGCACGAATATTTGCAGCACGAAGGCGAACATATTTTATACGACCTTTACATCACTTTTGCCGATGCCGTATTGGGCACTACGGTGGATATTCCTACCTTGGACGGCAAAGCAAAAATAAAAATTACACCGGGCACGGAGTCGGGTACTATTTTAAAACTGCGCAATAAGGGCTTGCCCATACTCAACAGCTACCAACGCGGCGACCAATTAGTGAAGGTAAAAGTATGGATTCCGAAAAGCCTCAATGATGAAGAGCGCAAAGCCGTAGAAAAAATGCGCAATTATCCGAATTTTCAGCCCAGAGGCGACAAATCCGACAAAGGATTTTTTGATAAAGTGAAAGATTATTTCAGTTAG